A part of Candidatus Stoquefichus sp. SB1 genomic DNA contains:
- a CDS encoding transglutaminase domain-containing protein, translating into MRTKRSHTKGIILFLMICFIVGYFGYRFIENREIKINNDEVLKVFQQDQHSHYFYSKLNEKDQDTYRRLYYAFVDFKTSIPLEEKKVEKVSKIFQNVLDDHPEIYYVNSEYQYIDGKQFMFIPKFDMKQDKVKTTNRAVAEKTKEVLKTASQQNDDVDKAKVLYDYIVETVEYKEHSELDQKMTSALLDQQSVCAGYARAYQYLLHQVNIPCAYITGDTIIETEDKPGYDGHAWNMLEVNGDYYYSDPTWGDADDEDMEHTCYGYFLMNSTDMLKIYQPDGAYEKTSSDDDLYFESVDSYMKSYDENIISHAIQLGLKNKTRIAEIKCANQAVYNRVKKNLESSYLGYRLLTKNGCWSDQSLYYCIDELRVIELYY; encoded by the coding sequence ATGAGAACAAAACGAAGTCATACAAAAGGTATTATATTGTTTTTGATGATCTGTTTTATTGTTGGATATTTTGGTTATCGTTTTATAGAAAATCGTGAAATAAAAATCAATAATGATGAAGTTTTGAAAGTGTTTCAACAAGATCAGCATTCACATTATTTTTATTCAAAATTGAATGAAAAAGATCAAGACACATATCGAAGATTGTATTATGCATTTGTTGATTTTAAAACATCTATACCTTTAGAAGAAAAAAAGGTAGAAAAAGTTTCTAAAATCTTTCAAAATGTTTTAGATGATCATCCTGAAATCTATTATGTGAATTCTGAATATCAATATATTGATGGAAAACAATTTATGTTTATACCTAAATTTGATATGAAACAGGACAAAGTGAAAACAACAAATCGTGCAGTTGCTGAAAAAACAAAAGAAGTACTCAAAACAGCGAGTCAACAAAATGATGATGTTGACAAAGCAAAAGTTCTTTATGATTATATTGTTGAAACTGTAGAGTATAAGGAACACTCAGAATTGGATCAAAAAATGACCAGTGCTCTTTTAGATCAGCAAAGTGTTTGTGCTGGCTATGCACGAGCATATCAATATTTATTGCATCAGGTCAATATTCCATGTGCATATATTACAGGTGATACAATTATAGAAACAGAAGATAAGCCAGGCTATGATGGTCATGCATGGAATATGTTAGAAGTGAATGGTGATTATTATTATAGTGATCCAACCTGGGGCGATGCTGATGATGAAGATATGGAACATACATGTTATGGATATTTTTTGATGAATAGTACGGATATGTTAAAAATCTATCAGCCAGATGGAGCATATGAAAAAACATCGTCAGATGATGATTTGTATTTTGAAAGTGTTGATTCTTATATGAAGAGTTATGATGAAAATATTATTTCACATGCGATTCAATTAGGATTAAAAAATAAAACAAGAATAGCTGAAATTAAGTGTGCCAATCAAGCAGTATATAATCGTGTGAAAAAGAACTTAGAATCATCTTATTTGGGTTATCGTTTATTAACAAAAAATGGATGTTGGAGTGATCAGTCACTTTATTATTGTATTGATGAGTTAAGAGTGATTGAATTATATTATTAA
- the mraZ gene encoding division/cell wall cluster transcriptional repressor MraZ, whose protein sequence is MFFGEFRHNIDAKGRLSIPAKMRSQCGESVFVTRGNDGCLALYTQEGWESYYQELQSLPQKKKKTRVFIRLVTSRASECEFDKLGRINIPLVLRQEGQLEKECVIVGVGDHVEIWNNQAWDEFYSDNKDSFDDIAEEIDDYEL, encoded by the coding sequence ATGTTCTTTGGGGAGTTTAGACACAATATAGATGCAAAAGGACGTTTAAGCATTCCTGCAAAGATGAGAAGTCAATGCGGTGAAAGCGTTTTTGTTACACGCGGAAACGATGGCTGCCTTGCTTTGTATACTCAAGAAGGCTGGGAAAGTTATTACCAGGAACTTCAGTCATTACCCCAAAAAAAGAAAAAAACACGTGTTTTTATACGTTTGGTAACTTCAAGAGCAAGTGAATGTGAATTCGATAAATTAGGACGTATTAATATACCACTTGTTTTAAGACAGGAAGGTCAATTAGAAAAAGAATGTGTTATTGTTGGTGTTGGCGATCATGTTGAGATTTGGAATAATCAGGCATGGGATGAGTTCTATAGTGACAATAAAGATAGTTTTGATGATATTGCTGAAGAAATAGATGACTATGAACTATAA
- the rsmH gene encoding 16S rRNA (cytosine(1402)-N(4))-methyltransferase RsmH yields the protein MFHHVSVLLEETIDGLNIKEDGIYVDCTLGGGGHSQEILKRLTTGHLYCFDQDQKAIEAAQARLSQISDHFTIIYSNFRYLKSELAKLGVYHVDGIVFDLGVSSPQFDDGERGFSYNYDAKLDMRMDQGQSFSAYELVNTYEYHELVKILYKYADEKFAKQIARAIERHREEKPIETTFELVDIIKEAIPAPARRKGGHPAKRTFQALRIAVNDELSVFESALDDALDILKVHGRIAVITFHSLEDKICKYTFHEVTKQPDLPMGMPIVPDYLKPRFEKITRKPIVASEDELAANHRSHSAKLRIIERIYEDEEK from the coding sequence ATGTTTCATCATGTGAGTGTTTTATTGGAAGAGACAATAGATGGATTGAATATTAAAGAAGATGGAATTTATGTAGATTGTACACTTGGTGGTGGTGGTCATAGTCAGGAAATCTTGAAGCGTTTAACGACAGGGCATCTTTATTGTTTTGATCAAGATCAGAAAGCTATTGAAGCAGCACAGGCAAGATTAAGTCAAATTTCTGACCATTTTACAATTATCTACTCGAATTTTCGTTATTTAAAGAGTGAATTAGCCAAGTTAGGTGTCTATCATGTAGATGGAATTGTCTTTGATTTAGGCGTTTCATCACCACAATTTGATGATGGAGAACGTGGCTTTAGTTATAACTATGATGCAAAATTAGATATGCGTATGGATCAGGGGCAATCATTTTCGGCATATGAGTTGGTGAATACATATGAGTATCATGAACTGGTTAAAATTTTATATAAATATGCTGATGAGAAATTTGCCAAGCAAATCGCAAGAGCTATAGAAAGACATCGTGAGGAAAAACCGATTGAAACAACTTTTGAACTGGTAGATATTATTAAGGAAGCAATTCCTGCACCAGCTAGAAGAAAAGGTGGACATCCGGCAAAAAGAACTTTTCAGGCATTAAGAATTGCTGTTAATGATGAGCTCAGTGTTTTTGAAAGCGCATTGGATGATGCTTTAGATATTTTAAAGGTTCATGGGCGTATTGCTGTTATTACATTTCACTCATTAGAAGATAAAATTTGTAAATATACTTTTCATGAAGTGACAAAACAGCCTGATTTGCCAATGGGAATGCCTATTGTACCAGACTATTTAAAACCAAGATTTGAAAAAATTACACGTAAACCAATTGTCGCAAGTGAGGATGAATTAGCAGCTAATCATCGTTCTCATTCGGCAAAATTGAGGATTATAGAAAGGATATATGAGGATGAAGAGAAGTAA
- a CDS encoding penicillin-binding protein, whose translation MAVKKKNNNQSAKIVVCIMMVIVVSLVLNVVYLGVTGKHLVSGNDIRNYADERGGRQKVETLYAKRGTIYSSDNEVIASDVKKYKLIAILSKRLTADKKPAYVENKEETAKKLAPIIGMDEDKLLERLSKDTYQVEFGSYGNNLSSLVKDKIDALNLPGLEFEELTTRNYRYGDFASYEIGYAQALTEQINGKSTKSIIGQMGIEKIYNEELSGTNGQKIYLADNNNYILPNGVISETAPVSGNDIYLTIDTDIQTELDLQMKKFTTAQKSDKATCVVMEAKTGRILAVSNYPSFDPNKRDIENYVDLFLNEPVEVGSVFKAFVYANALTDERLNLKATYPSGHYYYKVNGKTVADIKDHNYGKGWGSISYEKGFYYSSNTAICNMISKISNQETLKQDYDDLGFFQESDIDGLTSTAGVGGYKRSGNRDLEFLTTGFGQGSTMTALQLIRGYSAFANDGKTVEPYLIDKIVNSETKKTIYEAKSQYSKQIYSSKAVKQMLDLLSGVINIKGSTGYTFHMDDIRLIGKTGTGQVAKDGKYRTDNYYTHSFVGLAPYDDPEIVIAYWYQGKVSGNANSSALIKAVTRAALNKLNEQSVKEVETSTFVLDSYTNQSTDFAKKTLSQHQLIPLTIGDGDTVLEQYPKAKTEVSSKSRVFLQTNDTNITMPSMDGWSRKEAEAFASMANIDIEFDGIGMIYKQSVDKGTKLKDGQKVKVYAK comes from the coding sequence ATGGCTGTTAAGAAAAAAAACAATAACCAAAGTGCTAAGATTGTTGTCTGCATCATGATGGTTATTGTTGTTTCATTAGTGCTGAATGTTGTCTATTTGGGAGTGACAGGGAAACATTTAGTTAGTGGGAATGATATTAGGAATTATGCTGATGAACGTGGTGGTCGTCAAAAGGTTGAAACACTTTATGCTAAACGTGGAACAATTTATTCAAGTGATAATGAAGTGATAGCAAGTGATGTGAAAAAGTATAAATTAATAGCAATTTTATCAAAACGTTTAACTGCTGATAAAAAGCCAGCATATGTTGAAAATAAGGAAGAAACAGCAAAAAAACTTGCACCTATTATTGGAATGGATGAAGATAAGTTATTAGAACGTTTAAGTAAAGACACATATCAGGTAGAATTTGGAAGTTATGGAAATAATCTTTCTTCATTAGTAAAAGATAAGATTGATGCTTTGAATCTACCTGGATTAGAGTTTGAAGAACTCACAACAAGAAATTATCGTTATGGTGATTTTGCTTCTTATGAAATTGGTTATGCTCAGGCATTGACAGAACAAATTAATGGAAAATCAACAAAGTCTATTATTGGGCAGATGGGGATTGAAAAAATTTATAATGAAGAATTAAGTGGAACTAATGGACAAAAGATATATCTAGCAGATAATAATAATTATATCTTACCAAATGGTGTGATTAGTGAAACAGCACCAGTTTCGGGAAATGATATTTATTTAACAATTGATACAGATATTCAAACAGAGTTAGATTTACAAATGAAGAAGTTTACAACTGCTCAAAAATCAGATAAAGCAACTTGTGTTGTGATGGAAGCCAAAACAGGAAGAATTTTAGCAGTAAGTAATTATCCATCATTTGATCCTAATAAAAGAGATATTGAAAATTATGTGGATTTATTTTTAAATGAACCAGTAGAAGTTGGATCAGTATTCAAAGCGTTCGTTTATGCTAATGCTTTAACAGATGAACGATTGAATTTAAAAGCAACATATCCTTCTGGTCATTACTATTATAAGGTTAATGGAAAAACAGTTGCTGATATTAAAGACCATAATTATGGGAAAGGCTGGGGTTCTATTAGCTACGAAAAAGGTTTTTATTATTCTAGTAATACAGCTATATGTAATATGATTTCTAAAATATCAAATCAAGAAACACTTAAACAGGATTATGATGATTTAGGTTTCTTTCAAGAAAGTGATATTGATGGTTTAACGAGCACTGCTGGTGTTGGTGGATATAAACGCTCAGGAAACAGAGATCTTGAATTTCTTACAACTGGATTTGGTCAGGGTTCAACAATGACAGCCTTGCAGTTGATTCGTGGTTATAGTGCCTTTGCTAATGATGGGAAAACGGTTGAACCCTATTTGATTGATAAAATTGTGAATAGTGAAACGAAAAAAACAATTTATGAAGCAAAATCTCAATATTCTAAACAGATATATTCAAGTAAAGCAGTTAAACAAATGTTAGATTTATTAAGTGGTGTTATCAATATTAAGGGAAGTACCGGTTATACTTTCCATATGGATGATATCCGTTTAATCGGGAAGACAGGAACTGGACAGGTTGCTAAAGATGGGAAATATCGTACAGATAATTATTATACACATAGTTTTGTAGGATTGGCCCCTTATGATGACCCGGAAATTGTTATTGCTTATTGGTATCAGGGAAAAGTCAGTGGGAATGCAAATTCATCAGCGTTAATTAAGGCTGTAACACGTGCGGCTTTGAATAAATTAAATGAACAATCTGTAAAAGAAGTTGAAACATCTACATTCGTATTAGATTCTTATACAAATCAAAGTACTGACTTTGCTAAAAAGACTTTGTCACAACATCAATTAATTCCATTAACAATTGGTGATGGAGATACTGTTTTAGAACAATATCCGAAAGCAAAAACAGAAGTTTCTTCAAAATCACGAGTCTTTTTACAAACCAATGACACGAATATTACAATGCCATCTATGGATGGATGGTCGCGTAAGGAAGCAGAAGCTTTTGCATCAATGGCTAATATTGATATTGAATTTGATGGTATTGGTATGATCTATAAGCAGAGTGTTGATAAAGGAACAAAGCTAAAAGATGGTCAAAAAGTGAAAGTATATGCGAAATAG
- a CDS encoding penicillin-binding transpeptidase domain-containing protein, which produces MIYTLMAKKIKWVNIVMTIIVAAIVIRLAYSQFYAYQELSLKATESWQRGFPLEAARGKIYDSQQKVLVDNLTTSSLIIVPSQVKDAVDTAYKLSQILGCSQEKILEKVKKKVSVERIQPEGRQLTENKAYQIDKLKLPGVYLVQDTLRYYPHKNYLAQTLGFVGIDNQGLIGLELKYDQYLSGVNGSINYYMNAKSQNLNIYPADYIYPTKGMDIELTIDSRVQDVVERELNNAYSTYDPDSILCLAMDPRNGKILAMCSKPDFDPNDYKNADSEIYNRNLPIWKSYEPGSTFKILTFSSALNENLFDMDKDTYYDKGYEIVKGARIKSWKKGGHGLQTFREVLQNSSNPGFVEIGRRLGKEKLYQYVKDFGLTEKTGVDLTGESSGIMFSYENFNEVEQATVAFGQGISITPIQLVRAVCACVNGGILYKPYIVNKIYNSKTHEVIVENQPQKIRQVIRQETSVKVRDALEGVVTDGGGKNAYIDGYRIGGKTGTAQRAINGTYAGNGYILSFLGVAPIDDPQLVLYIAMDNPKKCVQYGGTTAAPIARKILMDVLPALNVKKVTQQREKAYVWTDVKTFEVENYIGKTKKEVKNDQYGFEFLGSGDYVIDQLPRVGDTIEEGQKVKIMLGDQNSIR; this is translated from the coding sequence ATGATCTATACGTTGATGGCTAAGAAAATAAAATGGGTTAATATTGTTATGACAATCATTGTTGCTGCAATTGTCATCAGATTGGCTTATAGCCAATTTTATGCCTATCAGGAGTTGTCTTTAAAAGCAACAGAATCATGGCAGAGAGGATTCCCATTAGAAGCAGCTAGGGGAAAAATATATGATAGTCAACAAAAAGTTTTGGTAGATAATTTAACAACATCTTCCTTAATTATTGTACCAAGTCAGGTGAAGGATGCTGTTGATACTGCATATAAGCTTTCACAAATATTAGGTTGTTCGCAGGAAAAGATATTAGAAAAAGTGAAGAAGAAGGTTTCGGTTGAAAGAATTCAGCCAGAAGGAAGACAGTTAACTGAAAATAAGGCTTATCAAATTGATAAATTAAAATTACCAGGTGTTTATCTTGTTCAGGATACTTTGCGTTATTATCCACATAAAAATTATTTGGCTCAAACATTGGGATTTGTTGGGATAGATAATCAGGGATTAATTGGCTTGGAATTAAAATATGATCAATATTTATCTGGCGTAAATGGAAGTATTAATTATTATATGAATGCGAAAAGTCAAAATCTGAATATCTATCCAGCTGATTATATTTATCCTACAAAAGGGATGGATATTGAATTAACGATTGATAGTCGAGTACAAGATGTTGTGGAACGAGAATTAAATAATGCCTATTCAACATATGATCCGGATTCTATCTTATGCTTGGCTATGGATCCACGAAATGGCAAGATTTTAGCTATGTGTTCAAAACCGGATTTTGATCCTAATGATTATAAAAATGCTGATAGTGAGATTTATAATCGTAATTTACCTATTTGGAAATCATACGAACCTGGATCTACATTTAAAATTCTGACTTTTAGTAGTGCTTTAAATGAAAATCTTTTTGATATGGATAAGGATACTTATTATGATAAAGGATATGAAATTGTTAAAGGAGCGAGAATTAAATCATGGAAAAAGGGTGGACATGGCTTACAGACTTTTCGTGAGGTTTTACAAAACTCTTCCAATCCTGGATTTGTTGAAATTGGAAGAAGATTAGGAAAGGAAAAGCTTTATCAGTATGTTAAGGATTTTGGATTAACAGAGAAAACTGGGGTTGATTTAACTGGGGAATCTTCTGGGATTATGTTTTCATATGAAAACTTCAATGAGGTTGAACAAGCCACTGTTGCATTTGGACAAGGAATTTCGATTACACCGATTCAATTGGTTAGAGCAGTTTGTGCTTGTGTTAATGGTGGTATTCTCTATAAACCTTATATTGTTAATAAAATATATAATTCAAAAACACATGAAGTCATTGTTGAAAATCAGCCACAAAAAATACGTCAGGTTATTCGTCAGGAAACTTCTGTAAAGGTCAGAGATGCGCTTGAGGGGGTTGTTACTGATGGAGGAGGTAAAAATGCCTATATTGATGGTTATCGCATAGGAGGTAAAACTGGGACGGCTCAAAGAGCAATCAATGGAACATATGCGGGAAATGGTTATATTCTTTCCTTCTTAGGTGTTGCTCCAATTGATGATCCTCAACTTGTTTTATATATTGCTATGGATAATCCTAAGAAATGCGTACAGTATGGTGGAACGACAGCTGCCCCAATCGCAAGAAAGATATTAATGGATGTTTTACCAGCATTAAATGTAAAGAAAGTGACACAGCAACGTGAAAAAGCATACGTTTGGACAGATGTGAAAACATTTGAAGTTGAAAACTATATTGGAAAAACAAAGAAAGAAGTAAAAAATGATCAATATGGTTTTGAATTTTTAGGAAGTGGTGACTATGTTATTGATCAGTTGCCACGTGTAGGTGATACAATTGAAGAAGGACAAAAAGTGAAAATCATGTTAGGTGATCAAAATAGTATTCGCTAA
- a CDS encoding DEAD/DEAH box helicase yields the protein MHIQEREIRRIVNNEKEFRFGRMMDIRSQLERMTISLDENNGCYRVNARLSQQNERFIVSLKISQDGQIIHATCSCAMRGDCRHISAILFFLRTLTITSFPYFYEMNHEESKTLKLKEIERQRKERILSKKQQESIDLISLYKDQLVRESLIPLSSKQYRLKAFIQRKNNSLTLSLKVYNEQQSYVVKNMETFLNAIGHHENLKYGKNFEFIHSEDAFDDDSLEILTFVKKCFLKNQLLQKGIIRSLIVSDDDIDELFQLMSELPSSCCDIAFDFKKYQIPLEISEQENSYVLDFKDYQEFDQAMMTSLYIYTLQNDILYRYQFHQPEKMMVFIQKLLETRGGLYIPKESLMDFYKYILVDLMDDIDLKTHLFDDYRQENLINLYGDMTKDDQICIQLEYIYDDGIAYGFDEDNHHKSKEADLIEDYLRPYIEDIDDHLIYLQYDHEFAYHFMKEGLPYLSSYCQVYVTDALQGFSQVQPMKIQVGVHMSNGLLSMNIESVDVQKDELMDILKAYKKKRKFYKLKNGRIVSLENKEFKELDELTSSLQLKSQDIISGEVEIPAYRLFELDHIIHEDSLIDYSRSQEFEKWSQDLFEKNHDFIVPKAYQTILREYQVEGYQWLRLMEHYGFGGILADDMGLGKTLQMIVYLESMKAKGVHLVVTPASLLLNWQDEIEKFSSHLRVLCIYGSKVERVDKIEQIKNYDVIITSYDYLRRDIELYENLEFHSVVIDEAQYIKNPKTRNAMCVKRLKSKQRFALTGTPIENSLAELWSIFDFLMPHYLYHYAYFLDNFERPIVKEHDEDKQAKLKEMIAPFVLRRNKKDVLKELPDKIEQTLYLRFNEEEEKLYLANLVRVNKSLQEKLDMNQLGRIDILAMLTRLRQLCQDSRLLYETIEEPSSKMKGCMELIHSLAENHKKILLFSSFTSVLHLIEEQCQKEHISYYLLDGRVPKEKRKAMVDAFQKDETTLFLISLKAGGSGLNLTSAQAVIHFDPWWNMSAKNQATDRAHRIGQKESVQVFSLIMKNSIEEKIMELQKQKKNLADTFVEGNNGTITHMSIDDMKALFEIS from the coding sequence ATGCATATACAAGAGCGTGAAATAAGAAGAATTGTAAATAATGAAAAAGAATTTCGCTTTGGCAGAATGATGGATATTCGTTCCCAGTTAGAAAGAATGACAATATCATTAGATGAAAATAATGGTTGTTATCGCGTGAATGCAAGACTTTCACAACAAAATGAAAGATTCATTGTATCACTTAAAATTTCTCAGGATGGACAGATTATCCATGCCACATGTTCATGTGCCATGCGTGGAGATTGTCGACATATATCAGCAATTCTTTTTTTTCTTCGTACATTAACAATAACTTCTTTTCCATACTTTTATGAAATGAATCATGAAGAAAGTAAAACTTTAAAACTAAAAGAAATAGAACGTCAAAGAAAAGAACGTATTTTATCTAAAAAACAACAAGAATCAATTGATTTGATTTCCTTATATAAAGATCAGCTTGTACGTGAATCACTTATTCCATTATCATCTAAACAATATCGACTCAAAGCTTTTATTCAAAGAAAAAATAATAGTTTGACTTTGTCTTTGAAAGTTTATAATGAACAGCAAAGTTATGTTGTTAAGAATATGGAAACATTTTTAAATGCAATTGGTCATCATGAAAATTTAAAATATGGAAAGAATTTTGAATTTATTCATAGTGAAGATGCATTTGATGATGATTCTTTAGAAATATTAACATTTGTGAAAAAATGCTTTTTAAAGAATCAACTCTTACAAAAAGGAATTATAAGGTCTTTAATTGTGAGTGATGATGATATTGATGAATTATTTCAGTTGATGAGTGAATTGCCATCTTCTTGTTGTGATATTGCTTTTGATTTTAAAAAATATCAAATTCCTTTAGAAATAAGCGAACAGGAAAATAGTTATGTTCTTGATTTTAAAGATTATCAGGAATTTGATCAGGCAATGATGACATCTTTGTACATATATACTTTACAAAATGATATATTATATCGTTATCAATTCCATCAACCAGAAAAAATGATGGTTTTTATTCAGAAACTTTTAGAGACACGCGGTGGACTATATATACCAAAAGAGTCTTTAATGGATTTTTATAAATATATTTTGGTTGATTTGATGGATGATATTGATTTAAAGACACATCTATTTGATGATTATCGTCAGGAGAATTTAATTAATTTATATGGTGATATGACGAAAGATGATCAGATTTGTATTCAGCTTGAATATATTTATGATGATGGTATTGCTTATGGCTTTGATGAAGATAATCATCATAAGTCTAAAGAAGCTGATTTAATTGAAGATTATTTAAGACCATATATTGAAGATATCGATGATCATCTGATATATTTACAATATGATCATGAGTTTGCTTATCATTTTATGAAAGAGGGCTTACCATATCTGTCTAGTTATTGTCAAGTTTATGTAACAGATGCCCTGCAAGGCTTTTCACAAGTTCAGCCTATGAAGATACAAGTGGGTGTTCATATGAGCAATGGGCTACTTTCAATGAATATTGAGAGTGTTGATGTTCAAAAAGATGAATTAATGGATATTTTAAAAGCATATAAGAAAAAACGTAAATTTTATAAATTGAAGAATGGGAGAATTGTTTCTTTAGAGAATAAAGAGTTTAAAGAATTGGATGAATTGACATCTTCTTTACAATTGAAAAGTCAGGATATTATCAGTGGTGAAGTAGAAATTCCAGCATATCGTTTGTTTGAACTTGATCATATTATTCATGAAGATTCTTTGATTGATTATTCGCGTAGTCAGGAATTTGAAAAATGGAGTCAAGATTTATTTGAAAAGAATCATGATTTTATAGTTCCCAAAGCTTATCAGACGATTTTAAGAGAATATCAGGTTGAGGGCTATCAATGGTTACGATTAATGGAACATTATGGCTTTGGTGGAATTTTAGCTGATGATATGGGGTTAGGAAAGACTCTTCAAATGATTGTTTATTTGGAGAGTATGAAAGCAAAAGGTGTCCACTTAGTTGTCACACCTGCGAGTTTATTGCTGAATTGGCAGGATGAAATTGAAAAGTTTTCTTCTCATCTTCGGGTTTTATGCATTTATGGTTCAAAGGTAGAACGTGTTGATAAAATCGAGCAAATCAAAAATTATGATGTGATTATCACCTCATATGATTACTTAAGAAGAGATATAGAATTATATGAAAATCTGGAATTTCATAGTGTTGTTATTGATGAAGCACAGTATATTAAAAATCCTAAAACAAGAAATGCTATGTGTGTAAAACGTTTGAAGTCTAAACAACGTTTTGCTTTAACCGGAACACCTATAGAAAATTCATTAGCTGAATTATGGTCAATTTTTGATTTTTTAATGCCACATTATTTATATCATTATGCTTATTTCTTAGATAATTTTGAAAGACCAATTGTAAAAGAGCATGATGAAGATAAGCAGGCAAAATTAAAAGAAATGATTGCTCCTTTTGTATTAAGAAGAAATAAAAAAGATGTCTTAAAAGAATTACCTGATAAGATTGAACAGACCTTGTATTTAAGATTTAATGAAGAAGAGGAAAAACTTTATTTAGCTAATCTGGTTCGCGTTAATAAATCATTACAGGAAAAGTTAGATATGAATCAGTTAGGGCGAATTGATATTTTAGCAATGTTAACAAGATTAAGACAACTTTGTCAAGATTCACGTTTATTATATGAAACAATTGAAGAACCTTCATCTAAAATGAAGGGATGTATGGAATTGATTCATTCACTAGCAGAAAATCATAAAAAAATACTTTTATTTTCATCATTTACAAGTGTCTTGCATTTAATTGAAGAACAGTGCCAAAAAGAACATATTTCATATTATTTGTTAGATGGTCGTGTACCAAAAGAAAAACGTAAAGCAATGGTTGATGCTTTCCAAAAAGATGAGACAACACTTTTCTTGATTTCTTTAAAAGCAGGTGGCTCTGGATTGAATTTAACGAGTGCACAGGCAGTTATTCATTTTGATCCATGGTGGAATATGTCAGCCAAAAATCAGGCAACAGATAGAGCACATCGCATTGGACAAAAAGAATCAGTACAGGTTTTTTCATTGATTATGAAAAACAGTATTGAGGAAAAAATTATGGAATTACAAAAACAAAAGAAAAATTTAGCTGATACTTTTGTAGAAGGAAACAATGGAACAATTACTCACATGAGTATTGATGATATGAAGGCTTTATTTGAGATCTCATAA
- a CDS encoding LytTR family DNA-binding domain-containing protein → MKITYCEDSRMSHYELKLITHPKNTKLAKLLVSQFTESLGEIEVYDDYRNKYPIPLLGVYYFEVVDHKIFAYTEKEVFRLRCITMAKLREIFQPSGFYQINVRTLVNVRHVKSYCKQRGSRRKIILDNGDILISSRHYKDGFEKMITDRNFIAYEEINAIQK, encoded by the coding sequence ATGAAAATTACTTATTGTGAAGATTCAAGGATGAGTCATTATGAATTGAAATTGATTACTCATCCCAAAAATACAAAATTAGCGAAATTACTGGTCAGTCAATTTACAGAAAGTTTAGGTGAAATAGAAGTTTATGATGATTATCGGAATAAATATCCTATTCCGTTATTAGGTGTATATTATTTTGAGGTTGTTGATCATAAAATATTTGCATATACTGAAAAAGAAGTTTTTCGTTTGCGTTGTATTACTATGGCTAAATTAAGAGAAATTTTTCAACCGTCTGGATTTTATCAGATTAATGTGCGAACACTTGTTAATGTAAGACATGTGAAAAGTTATTGTAAACAAAGGGGGAGTCGTCGTAAAATCATATTAGATAATGGTGATATTCTGATTTCTAGTCGTCATTATAAAGATGGTTTTGAAAAAATGATTACTGATAGAAATTTTATAGCTTATGAGGAAATAAATGCTATTCAAAAATGA
- a CDS encoding helix-turn-helix domain-containing protein: MKISYAPFWKTLKQKGLNQYVLINKMGVRNSLVHKLRHDLDIRLTTLADLCEKLECRIEDIVEVVDDNHS; the protein is encoded by the coding sequence ATGAAGATAAGTTATGCACCATTTTGGAAAACGTTAAAACAAAAAGGACTAAACCAATATGTTCTCATTAATAAAATGGGTGTACGTAATAGTTTGGTCCATAAGTTAAGACATGATTTAGATATAAGATTAACAACTTTAGCTGATCTTTGTGAGAAATTAGAATGTCGCATTGAAGATATTGTTGAAGTTGTTGATGATAATCATAGTTAA